A genomic stretch from Natronomonas gomsonensis includes:
- a CDS encoding CBS domain-containing protein, with protein sequence MDDIFVARLMSTDLHTVSPDALVEDAAAVMREHDIGSVLVVDESGHLEGILTSTDFVDIVAERKPKDRTPVSEYMSTGLTTASAQDPIREAADTMLEEGIHHLPVVDETEGVIGMLTTTDLTAYVSELRSPVSA encoded by the coding sequence ATGGACGACATCTTTGTCGCACGGTTGATGTCCACGGATTTACACACGGTCTCCCCGGATGCACTGGTTGAAGACGCCGCGGCCGTGATGCGTGAACACGACATCGGGTCGGTCCTCGTCGTCGACGAGTCGGGCCATCTGGAGGGGATTCTCACTTCGACCGACTTCGTCGACATCGTCGCCGAACGGAAGCCGAAAGACCGGACGCCCGTCTCGGAGTACATGTCGACGGGGCTCACCACGGCGTCGGCACAGGACCCGATTCGGGAGGCCGCCGACACGATGCTCGAGGAGGGAATCCACCACCTGCCGGTCGTCGACGAGACGGAGGGCGTCATCGGGATGCTCACGACGACCGACCTCACGGCCTACGTCTCCGAACTTCGGTCGCCGGTGTCCGCCTGA
- a CDS encoding NAD+ synthase, producing the protein MTSASPLVEGTNVDLLFSEAELDARREHIVEFIESVVEDAGAEGAVLGLSGGIDSTLTAHLAVEALGTEGLHGLLMPSESNPEADKTDAERVAENLGIEYDVIDINPIVDSFVEAAPDYAADDRMALGNVRVRTRGVLNYFIANAESRVVLGTGNRSEAATGYFTKYGDQAVDCNPIGNLYKCQVRQLAREVGVPDDLVTRTPTAGMWEGQTDEEEMGLGYDELDAVLALHVDGPFSKDATVRTLGLPEEAVERVVDLYEKSEHKRSMPPAPDPL; encoded by the coding sequence ATGACGAGTGCTTCACCACTGGTCGAGGGGACGAACGTGGACTTGCTGTTCTCCGAGGCGGAACTCGACGCTCGCCGCGAACACATCGTCGAGTTCATCGAGTCCGTCGTCGAGGACGCGGGTGCGGAGGGGGCCGTCCTCGGACTCTCGGGCGGCATCGACTCGACGCTGACCGCCCATCTCGCCGTCGAGGCGCTGGGCACCGAGGGACTGCACGGACTGCTCATGCCGAGCGAGTCCAACCCCGAGGCCGACAAGACCGACGCCGAGCGGGTCGCCGAGAACCTCGGTATCGAGTACGACGTAATCGACATCAACCCCATCGTCGACTCCTTCGTCGAGGCAGCACCCGACTACGCCGCTGACGACCGGATGGCGCTTGGGAACGTCCGGGTGCGAACACGCGGCGTGTTGAACTACTTTATCGCCAACGCCGAAAGCCGGGTCGTCCTCGGAACCGGCAATCGCTCGGAGGCGGCGACGGGCTACTTCACGAAGTACGGCGACCAGGCCGTCGACTGCAACCCCATCGGCAACCTGTATAAGTGTCAGGTCCGGCAACTCGCCCGCGAAGTCGGCGTCCCGGATGACCTCGTCACCCGGACGCCGACTGCAGGGATGTGGGAGGGCCAAACCGACGAAGAGGAGATGGGGCTTGGGTACGACGAACTCGACGCGGTTCTCGCGCTCCACGTCGACGGGCCGTTCTCGAAGGACGCCACCGTGCGGACACTCGGACTGCCCGAGGAGGCCGTCGAGCGTGTCGTCGACCTCTACGAAAAGAGCGAACACAAGCGGTCGATGCCGCCCGCGCCGGACCCGTTGTGA
- a CDS encoding enoyl-CoA hydratase/isomerase family protein, whose translation MIRVEDGGNVRVVTLDRPERRNALTPAALAELEAAVTDCAAPVVYLRGAGEAFCAGADLSTVATVAERDPDSVEPFVRRGQAVADAIESSSSVVVAGIEGAARGGGVELALACDMRLATPKATFGEPGVTFGLFGAWGGTVRLPEVVGMGDALDFSLSGRVIDAEEALRIGLVSRVVESPQAVAERVAENDSLALEHVKERIRDRGPKSEQEDAEVAAFEALVEAHAEDLRELGE comes from the coding sequence ATGATACGCGTCGAAGACGGCGGCAACGTGCGCGTCGTCACGCTCGACCGGCCGGAGCGCCGTAACGCTTTGACGCCCGCAGCGCTGGCGGAACTGGAGGCCGCGGTCACCGACTGTGCCGCGCCGGTGGTGTACCTCCGCGGGGCAGGTGAGGCCTTCTGTGCCGGTGCCGACCTCTCGACGGTTGCGACGGTTGCCGAACGCGACCCCGACTCGGTCGAGCCGTTCGTCCGCCGCGGGCAGGCGGTCGCCGACGCCATCGAGAGTTCCTCGTCGGTCGTCGTCGCCGGCATCGAAGGGGCGGCCCGCGGCGGCGGCGTCGAGTTGGCGCTCGCCTGCGACATGCGGCTGGCGACTCCGAAGGCCACCTTCGGCGAGCCGGGCGTGACCTTCGGCCTCTTCGGTGCGTGGGGCGGCACCGTCCGACTCCCCGAGGTCGTCGGGATGGGCGACGCGCTGGACTTCTCGCTGTCCGGGCGGGTCATCGATGCCGAGGAGGCGCTTCGCATCGGGCTGGTCTCCCGCGTCGTCGAGTCGCCGCAGGCCGTCGCCGAACGGGTGGCCGAAAACGACTCGCTTGCACTCGAACACGTCAAAGAGCGGATTCGTGACCGAGGTCCAAAATCCGAACAGGAGGACGCCGAAGTGGCCGCTTTCGAGGCACTCGTCGAAGCCCATGCCGAGGACCTCCGCGAGTTGGGCGAGTGA
- a CDS encoding DUF7114 family protein, with product MEEAAAVRRAASESVADVAPEELRRTIDEYVADGSVVPGVLTLLSARAVTDEHPEDLVEQAAGVQLIYDGLRLTRDLAQEDSWNGGDRDAANMAILAADVLVARGFYLLARTDAAEDAVGVVRAFGRDQTVRESAPPDHAAALDGNLETDVLELAIRTGVSASGGRTDDAAGLADDFAPENSPFDSAEAFFDDGRRDRLAGLSIDSGRPLNRND from the coding sequence ATGGAGGAAGCCGCCGCGGTCCGGCGGGCAGCGTCCGAGTCGGTCGCGGATGTCGCCCCTGAGGAACTCCGCCGGACCATCGACGAGTACGTCGCAGATGGGTCCGTCGTCCCCGGCGTGTTGACGCTTCTGAGCGCCCGCGCCGTCACCGACGAACACCCAGAGGACCTCGTCGAACAGGCCGCCGGCGTCCAACTCATCTACGACGGACTGCGACTCACGCGGGACCTCGCACAGGAGGACTCCTGGAACGGTGGCGACCGCGACGCCGCCAACATGGCGATTCTCGCCGCCGACGTGTTGGTCGCCCGCGGGTTTTACCTGCTCGCCCGCACCGACGCCGCCGAGGACGCCGTCGGCGTCGTCCGCGCCTTCGGCCGCGACCAGACCGTCCGCGAATCAGCGCCCCCCGACCACGCAGCCGCCCTCGATGGCAACCTCGAAACTGACGTACTCGAACTCGCCATCCGCACCGGCGTCTCGGCCTCCGGCGGCCGAACCGACGACGCCGCCGGCCTCGCCGACGATTTCGCCCCCGAGAACTCGCCGTTCGACTCCGCGGAGGCGTTTTTCGACGACGGACGACGCGACCGCCTGGCAGGCCTGTCAATCGATAGCGGGCGGCCGCTGAATCGAAACGATTAA